A region of Paraburkholderia largidicola DNA encodes the following proteins:
- a CDS encoding TadE/TadG family type IV pilus assembly protein, translated as MQAARKCDRACHARRRQRGASAVEFALVFPLFFMIFYAIVTFSLIFVAQQSLTLAAEEGARAALNYQHAQNVNAALDNRTAAACSAATNLTNWLAAKATCDASWAPCTFDGTMRCVTVTLTYNYQTNPLVPPVPLLDVALPAQLTSTSMVQLNPGYVL; from the coding sequence CTGCAAGCAGCACGCAAATGCGATCGCGCGTGCCACGCGCGGCGACGTCAGCGCGGCGCGAGCGCCGTCGAATTCGCGCTCGTGTTTCCGCTCTTTTTCATGATCTTCTACGCGATCGTGACGTTCAGCCTGATCTTCGTCGCACAGCAGAGCCTGACGCTCGCAGCCGAAGAGGGCGCGCGCGCCGCGCTCAATTATCAGCATGCGCAAAACGTGAATGCTGCGCTCGACAACCGCACGGCGGCCGCGTGCTCGGCCGCGACGAACCTGACCAACTGGCTCGCGGCGAAAGCGACATGCGACGCGAGTTGGGCGCCTTGCACGTTCGACGGCACGATGCGCTGCGTCACCGTCACGCTCACCTACAACTACCAGACCAATCCGCTCGTGCCGCCCGTGCCGCTGCTGGATGTCGCGCTGCCCGCGCAACTGACGAGCACGTCGATGGTTCAACTCAACCCGGGGTATGTGCTGTGA
- the cpaB gene encoding Flp pilus assembly protein CpaB gives MSPNVTRIAAGVLIALAVVLGVLALTLARRPAPVAAPVAQASAAWQVVVALRALPAGQPIPADALRIQSLPINPSGAFNDPSLVAGRVPIAEIGAQAPVLEAQLSSGIAERVEPGERAVAVRVDETNAVSNRLRPGNLVDVFFTLKRDGMSAGPAGQSEVERTQARLLLSRVRVLAWGNVAANGTPDANTPARTAVLAVPLADVDRLALAEGAGRLVLALRNPRDTDVLDAAALPAYPGVLKTAAGRDAPPSTRAAAGVALDELSGSNGRQSLPAPAAVPRGAPGSAPARLVAGAHETRGGIEVIRGGRSETVAW, from the coding sequence CTGAGTCCCAACGTGACCCGGATCGCCGCGGGGGTGCTGATCGCGCTCGCTGTCGTGCTCGGCGTGCTCGCGCTGACGCTGGCACGCCGTCCCGCGCCGGTGGCGGCGCCCGTCGCGCAGGCATCGGCGGCCTGGCAGGTGGTCGTCGCGCTGCGCGCGCTGCCCGCCGGACAGCCGATTCCCGCCGACGCGTTGCGCATCCAGAGTCTGCCCATCAACCCGTCGGGCGCCTTCAACGATCCGTCGCTGGTCGCCGGCCGCGTGCCTATTGCGGAGATCGGCGCGCAGGCGCCCGTGCTCGAGGCGCAACTGTCGTCGGGCATCGCCGAGCGCGTCGAGCCGGGCGAGCGCGCGGTGGCCGTGCGCGTCGACGAAACCAATGCTGTCAGCAACCGCTTGCGTCCGGGCAATCTCGTCGACGTGTTTTTCACATTGAAGCGCGACGGAATGAGCGCGGGTCCCGCGGGGCAATCGGAAGTCGAACGCACGCAGGCGCGGCTGCTGCTGTCGCGCGTGCGCGTGCTCGCGTGGGGCAACGTCGCCGCCAACGGCACGCCCGATGCGAACACACCCGCGCGCACCGCCGTGCTCGCCGTGCCGCTCGCCGACGTCGACAGATTGGCGCTCGCCGAAGGCGCGGGGCGCCTCGTGCTCGCGCTGCGCAACCCGCGCGACACCGACGTGCTCGATGCCGCCGCGTTGCCCGCGTATCCGGGCGTGCTGAAGACAGCGGCGGGGCGCGACGCGCCGCCGTCGACGCGCGCGGCAGCAGGCGTCGCGCTCGACGAACTGTCGGGCAGCAACGGGCGACAGTCATTGCCCGCACCAGCGGCCGTGCCGCGCGGCGCGCCGGGTAGTGCGCCTGCGCGCCTCGTCGCAGGCGCGCATGAGACGCGCGGTGGAATCGAAGTGATACGCGGCGGCCGGTCGGAAACGGTCGCGTGGTGA
- a CDS encoding prepilin peptidase produces the protein MTAWIGSLMFVAWTLTVAASDLRHRRVANASIVAGLIAAFACAFTARMPFGIAPAQAALGALLGLAALLPFFALHVMGAADVKVFAVLGAWCGPHALLDLWIAASILAGLHALALLLATRTRLATLVRSGEATFELRGHRATPYVTCLGIPALGMLALRQLGGA, from the coding sequence ATGACTGCCTGGATTGGAAGTCTTATGTTCGTTGCATGGACACTGACAGTGGCGGCGAGCGATCTTCGCCATCGGCGCGTCGCGAACGCGTCGATCGTGGCCGGGCTGATTGCGGCCTTCGCCTGCGCGTTCACGGCGCGCATGCCGTTCGGCATCGCGCCGGCGCAGGCCGCGCTGGGCGCGCTGCTCGGTCTTGCCGCGCTGCTGCCATTCTTCGCGCTGCACGTGATGGGCGCCGCCGACGTCAAGGTGTTCGCCGTGCTCGGCGCATGGTGCGGCCCGCATGCGCTGCTCGATCTGTGGATTGCCGCGAGCATCCTCGCGGGGCTGCATGCGCTCGCGCTGCTGCTCGCGACGCGCACGCGGCTCGCCACGCTCGTCCGCAGCGGCGAGGCGACGTTCGAATTGCGCGGCCACCGCGCGACGCCGTACGTGACGTGTCTTGGGATCCCGGCGCTCGGCATGCTCGCGCTGCGTCAACTGGGAGGAGCGTGA
- a CDS encoding Flp family type IVb pilin: MKHFASQFLRDNKGVTAIEYGLIAGVVAIAIATSAGSVGTNLSTLFDNIAGKISSAATAAKT; this comes from the coding sequence ATGAAGCATTTCGCCAGCCAATTCCTGAGAGACAACAAGGGCGTCACGGCAATCGAATATGGCCTGATTGCAGGTGTGGTCGCCATTGCAATCGCTACCTCCGCAGGTTCTGTAGGAACCAATTTGTCGACACTGTTCGATAATATCGCCGGGAAAATATCTTCGGCTGCTACAGCTGCTAAAACGTAA